The following proteins are co-located in the Palaemon carinicauda isolate YSFRI2023 chromosome 3, ASM3689809v2, whole genome shotgun sequence genome:
- the LOC137637930 gene encoding cuticle protein AMP4-like: protein MKAIFVLCLAALASAAPKPQGDAPVVAILRDERVDQGDGNFNYAFEADNGISMQVSGTPGSEGQVNMEGVYLLPLADGGFAEIRFIANENGFQPSGDILPTPHPLPAHAIEQIRFAEEQRALGVTFE, encoded by the exons ATGAAAGCT ATCTTCGTCCTCTGCCTCGCTGCCCTGGCCTCCGCCGCCCCCAAGCCTCAGGGAGACGCCCCTGTGGTGGCCATCTTGAGGGACGAACGCGTCGACCAAGGAGACGGAAACTTCAACTACGCCTTCGAGGCCGACAACGGCATCTCCATGCAGGTCTCCGGAACCCCAGGTTCCGAGGGCCAGGTCAACATGGAGGGAGTCTATCT TCTTCCTCTGGCTGACGGAGGATTCGCTGAGATTCGCTTCATCGCCAACGAGAACGGCTTCCAGCCCTCAGGAGACATCCTCCCCACACCCCACCCACTCCCCGCCCACGCCATCGAGCAGATCCGCTTCGCTGAGGAACAGAGAGCTCTGGGAGTCACCTTCGAATAA